Proteins co-encoded in one Euleptes europaea isolate rEulEur1 chromosome 1, rEulEur1.hap1, whole genome shotgun sequence genomic window:
- the CCDC120 gene encoding coiled-coil domain-containing protein 120 translates to MEVKGQLINSSSYSSSEALQRELCPRIRLERVQELLEKQRALQQVLSLRLKELRRICMQEAELTGKLPPEYPLEPGERPQPVRRRPALAYRIPAALKNEEAPSLEELARELALQQQVVEAARRLVAAPELTAEQRRRRRQVQADAAQRLRELEVQVVECRVRLSKGPLQRSNHDEAFHSESSSLSESASHENGARGCLFLTHCALSSDDPHGFHSSKAPNHQGPFPDRPSPPKARDHLRAISSSPDRRPGWRLLPPDLYTEAKDRRNSVASPTSPNRTLPRSVSSFEGRSVPATPVLARNACSGNHQFRSEAPALHPRQWSGSHDSQLGPPSRDTSADRASVFAARTRRSNSSEALIERAPSEDPLLPLAPPFKSTEALTPSVSGRNPRPPYNDLLLDYYLERRCWGGGEHLSRRDGPPQPEWVAFPESPSQRRARPAARTKSCGPLLPPQSREVGYGPPLPPHRNFHKALALEGLRDWYLRNAGVSQRLAPERRGPAPSVHQQLRGYCEPVPPNPEMGYYGGPGGLPHSLSYAGQPLYGRPFGELLYADDSASPYTLDSTEHPAPGTLV, encoded by the exons AGGCTTTGCAGCGGGAGCTCTGCCCCCGGATCCGGCTGGAGCGGGTTCAAGAGCTGCTGGAGAAGCAGCGGGCTCTGCAGCAGGTGCTGAGCCTGCGCCTGAAGGAGTTGCGGCGGATCTGCATGCAGGAAGCG GAACTGACCGGAAAGCTGCCCCCGGAGTACCCGCTGGAGCCAggggaaagaccccagcctgtGCGGAGGAGGCCGGCCCTGGCCTATCGGATCCCCGCTGCCCTCAAGAATGAG GAAGCGCCTTCTCTGGAGGAGCTGGCCCGCGAGCTGGCGCTGCAGCAGCAGGTCGTTGAGGCCGCTCGGCGGCTGGTGGCAGCCCCGGAGTTGACCGCCGAGCAGCGTCGCCGTCGTCGACAGGTCCAGGCGGACGCCGCCCAGCGCCTCCGGGAGCTCGAGGTCCAGGTGGTCGAGTGCCGAGTGCGGCTGAGCAAAGGACCCCTTCAGAGGAGCAACCACG atgaagCTTTTCATTCGGAGAGCAGCTCCCTTTCAGAATCGGCCAGTCACGAAAATG GGGCACGTGGGTGCCTCTTTCTTACGCATTGCGCTCTGTCCTCAGATGACCCTCACGGCTTCCATTCCTCCAAAGCCCCCAACCACCAGGGACCCTTCCCTGACCGACCGTCGCCCCCGAAGGCCCGCGATCATTTACGGGCCATCTCCAGCAGCCCTGACAGACGCCCAGGATGGCGGCTCCTGCCGCCGGATCTCTACACCGAGGCCAAGGACCGCAGGAACTCCGTTGCCAGCCCGACCAG CCCGAACCGCACCCTCCCCAGGAGCGTGTCCAGCTTTGAGGGCCGGAGTGTCCCAGCTACGCCGGTGTTGGCGAGAAATGCTTGCAGCGGGAACCACCAGTTCAG GTCCGAGGCCCCAGCGCTCCACCCTCGGCAGTGGTCCGGAAGCCACGATTCCCAGCTCGGCCCTCCGAGCCGCGACACCAGTGCTGACCGGGCCTCCGTTTTCGCCGCCCGGACCCGCCGCAGCAACAGCTCCGAGGCCTTGATCGAGCGGGCCCCCTCGGAGGACCCTCTCCTGCCCCTGGCCCCCCCTTTCAAGAGCACAGAGGCCCTGACCCCTTCCGTTTCGGGCAGGAACCCCCGCCCGCCCTACAATGACCTCCTCCTGGACTACTACCTGGAACGCaggtgctgggggggtggggagcacctcTCCCGCCGGGATGGGCCCCCCCAGCCAGAGTGGGTGGCCTTTCCAGAGAGCCCCTCGCAGCGGCGAGCCCGCCCGGCGGCCCGCACCAAGTCCTGCGGCCCGCTGCTGCCCCCCCAATCCCGGGAGGTCGGCTACGGACCCCCGTTGCCCCCTCACCGGAACTTCCacaaagccctggccctggaGGGACTCCGGGACTGGTACCTGCGCAACGCCGGGGTCAGCCAGCGGTTAGCGCCGGAGAGACGAGGGCCGGCTCCATCTGTCCACCAGCAGCTGCGTGGTTACTGTGAACCGGTGCCCCCCAACCCGGAGATGGGCTACTATGGGGGGCCGGGAGGGCTGCCCCATTCGCTGAGCTACGCTGGGCAGCCACTCTACGGCAG ACCTTTTGGGGAACTGCTTTATGCAGACGACTCGGCCAGCCCCTACACCTTGGACTCCACAGAACACCCGGCCCCGGGGACTTTGGTCTGA
- the PRAF2 gene encoding PRA1 family protein 2 encodes MSEVRLPPVRPLDDFLLGSSRLAAPDVRDLQRWHNRVVNNLLYYQSNYLLLLGAGLLLGGYFRLLLTLLSCALVTLIFLGFVWAAENKAPVRRFRRNYPGSCILAVLGSAYFLVSLFDGSAVFLVFVALPIALALLHASLRLRNLKNKIENKIESIGLKRTPMGLLLEALGQEQEAGS; translated from the exons ATGTCGGAGGTGCGGCTGCCTCCGGTGCGGCCGCTGGACGACTTCTTGCTGGGCTCCTCCCGCCTGGCCGCCCCGGACGTGCGGGACCTGCAGCGCTGGCACAACCGGGTGGTCAACAACCTGCTCTACTACCAGAGCAActacctgctgctgctgggcgccGGGCTGCTGCTGGGCGG ATACTTCCGTCTCCTCCTGACCCTGCTGAGCTGTGCGCTGGTCACTCTGATCTTCTTGGGCTTTGTCTGGGCTGCGGAGAACAAGGCCCCTGTGCGGCGCTTCCGGCGGAATTATCCCGGCTCCTGCATCCTCGCCGTCCTGGGCTCTGCATACTTCCTGGTGTCTCTCTTTGACGGTTCTGCTGTCTTCCTGGTTTTCGTTGCTCTGCCCATAGCGT tGGCTCTCCTCCATGCTTCCCTGCGTCTCCGCAATCTCAAGAACAAGATCGAGAACAAAATTGAAAGCATCGGCTTGAAGCGGACGCCCATGGGCCTGCTCCTGGAAGCCCTCGGCCAAGAACAGGAAGCCGGATCCTAA